TTTAAGACTGATGTAGGAGAACTCGCCATCCTCCGCGATTCTCCCGTACCATGTAAGGTTGCCGCGGTACTTGTACCGCTGCGATATGCTGTAGCTTTTCATACAAACAAATCTACTAAAATTTGCCTAAAAGTCGGCTCACAAAAAGCTCACAAATGTCTCACATCATACCCGATTTTTGGCGGTTTCTCCCGTCTTTCGGGAAAAACCATTACAAGCGACGGAGAACCGCGACAGACAGTCCAAATCGCGCCGGAAGCCTTGATTTTACTGATGAAAAAGGCCCGGAGGCTTTTGCCTTCGGGCTTCCAATGGAGTACTTTCTGAAAATTTTTCGGGGCTGGGTTGATAGTCCGACGCTCTAACCAATTGAGCTAAAGTCCCAGTTCGCCCAAAATTAGTAAATATTTTCCGATAGTCCGGTCCCACTCGTAGTGGAACCCGCTGTAGGCGTTTATCACCGCCTTGTCCCAGTCGGCACTTTCTTCGTAATAAACGTGCAGGGCATCTTTCAGCCTGCGCAACATCTGGTGGGGAGCGTTGGCGTCATCCACCAAGAAGGCGTTGGCGCATCCCGAAGTTTCCGGGGCGTAGTCGTCCAGCATGGTGGCCACCCCGACGTTACGTCCGGTCAGGGGAAGCGTTCCTGTGGCGAGGGCCTTCAAGATGATGGAGGTGGATGGCTCCTTCAGGTTTGCCGCGAACAAGATGTCGGAACCGGCCAGCACGTCGCGCAGGGCGCTGGCACTCTTGGTCTCGATGGGCCGAACCGCCATGATTCCCGGATACTGTTTGGAAACATCCTGGTAGTAGTTCCATTCTGGATCGTCTGGAGCGATGCCCACCACGATAAAGATGTCCTGCTTGGCAATATCCGAAAGGATAGTGGCCAGGGTTTCCGAAGTGTTGCCTGCTTCGGGATCCAGGTGGGCGTAGAGGATTGGTTTGTTCCCGACCTCGCACCCCAGTATTCCCTCCAGTTTGGCACGGGCTTTCTTCTTTGCCTGCTTGATGGGCAACTTGTCCTTGCTGTTGAAGTCCCAGACTTGGTAGCTGACACCGAACTGCACGCCAATCAGTTTGTCCTGGTTGTGAATCAAGAATCCGCTGAGACCGCCGGGCAAGTTGGTGTTGATCATGGCGTCGCGATAGCCCGGAGAGGGGAATAGCACCTTGTGGGCATAGCAGATGCCGGCCTTCAAAAGGCTTACCTTACCCCAGAATTCGTAGCCGTCCATATTGAAATCTTGCCTGGGTAGCCCAATATTTTCGATTTCGCTAGAGGAAACGTGGAAGTCGTAGGTAATGTTGTGGACCGTAAAGAAGAAGGGAACCTGGCCAAAGGCTTCTTGGTAAACGGTATGGATAAGGGCTCCGGCCAGGGCACCGCCCCATTCGTGGCCGAGAATCGCCTGGCACTTGAAACCAGTTTCCTGGGCGTAGTCCAGGGCGGCAGAAGCCAGGAAGGCGAACCGCAGGTGGTTGTCGCCGTAGGGAAGGTCGCCGGGAGGGCCGTAAATATCGGGCCTGCCGAAGTATTCTTCGTTGTAGATGTAGGTGTGGAAGGGGTCCCCCGGAGATTTCCAGATTTCGTAGGGCTTGCCGTGGAGCTTTTCAGTGCCGCTGAAAACGCAACTGTAACCTTCCAGATCCTGCAACAGGGGCTTGTAGAAAGGGGAGCAAGTCAGGGCGTTGGCTCCGGCCCTTGCAAAGGCGTAGGTCATCCGGTTTACAGCGGTGGCCAGGGGACTCAGCGTCCGCCAATTTCCGGCTTCTGGACTGACCACCAGGATTTCCATTGATTTTGCCCCTTTTTTAATAAAATTTTACTATTTGTAATAGTAATAGGCCAAATTTATTTAATTAAATTATAATTTGAAAGTCCTAAATCCAAATTTTTCGGATAAAAGGTTTCTTTTTGAACTTAATCTTCGAGGATTTAATAAAATGAAGAAATTGTTAATCGCTGCATTGGCTGCCTCCGTGGCATTTACCATGGTTGGTTGCAAGGGCACCAACGAAAAGCGCGGTGACGAACACCTCAAGGAAGGCCGTTTCCGCAATGCCATCAACTCCTACCTGGAAGCCAAGAAAAAGGGCAGCATGTCCAGCGAGTTCTACGATAACTTCACCCTGGCCTTGGTCCGTGCTGCCGAAATCGAAGCCAAGAAGGACCTGAACAGCGACCTCATCAACGGCTACTTCGAAAAGGCCTCCGTGAACATGCCCGAAGTCAAGGAAGACGTGGTGGTAGAAGAATATGTGACTACCCTCGCCAATGTGGGTAAGCAGCAGGCCGCTCAGGAAGGCGTGGATTACAATACCGTCATCAACGCTTTCGCCAAGATTGATACCGCCCTCGCTACCGCCAAGGCCCGTAACGTGGCCGAAGGTGCCGTGAAGGCTATCCGCACCGAAGCGGAAAACGCCTATGTGGCCAAGAACCTCCCCATGGCAAAGGATGAATCGGACCCGGTGGTTCGTGAATACCAGATCATGAAGATTGCCGAAATGGCTCCCGAAAACTCCGAAGTGAAGGCCGTGCTGAACAAGAGCCGTATCGGCACCCGTGGTTACTTCCTCATCTTCGGTGAACAGATCGGTGAACCGGTGAACCGCCGTATCGACAAGTGGGGCTATGTCATGGCGTTCCCCACCATCAAGATTGCTCCGGGTTCTCTCTCTGGCGAACTCCAGTTCTGGGCCTCTACCGGCAACAACACCGAACTTGACCCCTCCAAGATCAAGCTGGTCTCTACCGACGGCAAGGAAGTGATTGCCAAGGCTACCGGTGGCTGGTGCGAAGCCGAAGTCCTGGTTGGCAAGAAGGGTGACGAAAAGATTGAAAAGAAGCAGCAGAAGATCAAGGCTGGCGAAAAGGGCAAGCTCATGAACGAGTTCCAGTGCTCCTTGAACGTGAGCTTCAGCTTCGGCAAGGACTTCGTGCCTGACTACGTGGAATACAAGGACGAATTCGGCATCGGCCGCAAGTTCCTCGGTCAGTAGGATTTTAGAGACTAGGATATAGGGGCTAGAGACTAGTGTAGAATCTAGAGACTATGAACTAGATAATTGAGTCAGTAGAGGCGGGAGTGATCCCGCCTCTCTGTGTTTGTTGATGTGCTTTCGTGGCAAAAAAAAAGAGCCGGGCTGCGCCCGGCTGCATCCTAAAACTCTAGATCCTAAATCCTATTCCCTGATCCCTAAAATTCCACCTTGCCGCTGATGCCCAGGGCGAAGTCGGTGTCGAAGTTGTCACTGAAATTGTAGCCGAACCAGAACACGATTTCGCTACCCATGGTGGGGTACAGGTAGTTGTTCATGCCCAGGAAGGTGTAGTCGTCACCGTGGACTTCTCTATCCGGGTCGTGGTATTCGTAAGACACGCCCATGGTAAATTTCTTGTGGAGATTGAAACTGGGCTCCACGGCAAACATGTACTGGTCGTCGGTAAACAGCTGGGGCTCGGCCTTGTAATCCTTGTCCGTGATGGTATAGAAGTAGGTGAATCCCAGATTGAAGAAGTAGAAGTTGAAGCTGGGTTCCAAAAGGAAGGAGTGTACTCCCTTGCCCTTGTAGGGGTGGAGTCCCCATACGGCGTAGATACCATAGTTCAGGTTTTCATAGCTCTTGGAGTAATCCACTTCGGTACCTAGCACATAGGTATGGGTACGGTTGATATGCTGTCCGAACATCCAGTCCAGGCTGGGGGTGAGCACCAGGTGCTCGTTGGCTCGGTTCAGCAGGGGGAACGCGTAGGTGGCGAACAGAGCCATGGTATGGTCCGTGTCTTCGGACGCTCCGAAATAGACCTTGCCCTTGCCGTACTTGTCGTTGCCGAATTCGGCGCCTACACCCCTCATTCCTTCTTCGCGGGTGATGACCGCATAGCGGGCAGGGTCGCGCCAGTAGTAGTAGTTGAATGCGCCTGCACTGTAGGTCAGGTCACCGAACACCAGGGCTACGGCATGGGTTACATCCCAGCGGAGCTCCACTCCATCGAAGTTGAATTCCGTAAAGCGTCCACCGTCACCCATGGCGGTAGTCCTTGCCATGTAGTGCCTGCGGGTCTCAGAGGCGTCCTTGTTGCCCGTGCTGTCGGTAACATAGGTGCTGTGGGTGTTGGTCTTTACCGTGACGGAGACTTTTTCGTCGATGTGGGCGGTGGCCGCAAGGTCTATATCCTGGTTCGCCGCGTTGGTGGGGTCAAAATCGCTGTCAAAATAGGTGGCATAGTCCGCATTGACGGAGCCGTGAAGTTCCACTTCGGCGGCGAGGGCAAAAGATGCTCCCATCAGGGCCATGGGTAAAAACAGTTTACGCATAAAATCCTTTCAAAAAAGTACAGGCGTAAAATAGAAATATTTTGCCAGGGAAAGTAGTGTTTTTGCCAAAAGCGACCCCTCCTTTTTGTATTTTTGACCCGATGAGAAACCGATTTCTTTTTTTATTGTCTTTTTTGTGCTTGCTTGCCTCCGCTGCATATGCCCTGACTGCCGACCAGGTCATGAAAAAATCCCAGGACTGGTTCAAGTCGGGCAAGGCCTGGAGTCTTGATTTCAAGCTGCAGCTGTTCTACGCGGATTCTCCGGATATCGTAAGCCAGCAGGGTAAGCTCGTAGTGGCTGAAGGGGACAAGTTCAAGCTGGAACTGGCGGGCATCAAGTTCTACAGCGACGGCGAAAGCATGTGGCAGCACAACGTGGAGCAGAAGCAGGTTTTAATCAAGTTGGTGGAAGACCTGTCCTCTTCGCTGCACCCTTCGGAGCTGTTGTTCAAGTACCTGAACTGCAAGGCCTTGAGCGTTTCGGAAGGTGTGTTTGCCAACCAGAAGCTCTGGGTGCTCAAGCTGGACCCTTCTAAGTACAAGGGGCAGTTCACCCAGATGGAGGTCTGGCTCTCTCAAAAGGACTTTTCTCCGGTGCGGCTCTTTACGGTGGACCCGTCGGGCAATTCTAGCTGGTATAACATCGTGAACCTGAAGGTCATGAAAAACGTGTCCGTTGAGGACTTTCGGTACAAGGCCCTCCCTGGGGTAGATGAAATCGACATGCGGTAGGGTGCGCTGTAGCTATGTTCTTTTTGAATAGAAAAATGGCCGGAAAATTTGTGGCGGGAGTGGCTCTGCTCCTGTGCGGGACGGGTGTTGCCTTTGCCGAAGGGGAGACCCTCTTTAGCAACTGGGCGGTGGGTGTTGCTCCTGGGCCGACGGCCGGGCAGCTCTGGGTGTATTCCCGCGGTGAAGTAAACCAGGGAGTCGCCCTCTTGAACCTGAACCTGAATGCCTCCGGCAAGATTACGGCAGGCAAGTCCCAGGTGGAACCTGTGGACAATGAGTTTTCCGCCGTGCATTACCAGACCTATGCGGACAAGCTTGCGGAACGCAGGCGCTTCCCGATGGAAGTGGCTGGCAACTTGGGAGTGGTACTCCCCATGTTCGGACTGGACGAAGAGGACCATTTTACGGAACCCCGAGGGTTTTTCTCCTTGAAAGAGTCCGGTTCTGTTCCGACTCCGATAGACGTACCCTCTTCGGCGGAGTCCGTCGAAAGCCCTATGGACTACGCCGTCAGCGGCTTTGCCTATAGCGAAAAGGCCAAGACCTTGTACGCGGCCCGAGGCCGCCTGGGCATTGTGGAATACGAAATTTCCAAGGGCGCGGGAAATCCGCAAATTGCCGAAAAAATTCTGAGCAAGAAAAGCCACCAGTGGGAAAAGTTGCCTTCGGCAGGATCGGTGGATTTTTCCAAGTACTTGGATGTATTTGATCTGGAATTGAATTCTGAAACGGGGGAGCTGTGGATTGCCACTTCTGAAGGATTGTGGATGCAATCTGCCTCAGGCTCTATTGCAAGCGCTTCCAAGGCTCTTGAAAAAGAGCGTGTCACCGGCGTGTGGATTGGCGGCAAGCCCTTGCAGGCCATCGTGGAAACGTCTGCCTTGAACAAGGGTGTATCTACCGGAGGGCTTTGGCGGAAGGTGCTGGGAGCAAAGGACGATTTCAAGAAGGTGGCTTTCTTGGATTCTGCCGGCACCGCCCAGAAAAAAGACGTTTACGACAATGCGGACTACACCGTAACGGGTGTCGCCTTTATGGGTGACAAGGCCTATGTGGGCGTGTGGGTGGCGGGAGGCTCTGTCAGCGGCTACCTGCTTTTAGATTCCAAGGGAGTACGCGCCCACGGACAGGGCACGGAGTCGACGGACCCTTGGCTTCATGGATTTGAGACCGGGGTGACGGATCGCGATGCCATCATTACCTCTATTACCGAATTTCCTTTGAACGCAAAGACCATGGGCCTCGCCGTTGCTACAGACGGCAACGGGATTTCGGTTTCTGCCGATTCGGGCAAGACCTGGACGCCGGTACTCAACCGTGCGAAGCTAGGCGGTAACCTGGGCTCTGTGCGAATGGTCCCCTCCGTTATTACGGCAGGCGGTGAATCCCTGGTGTCTTACAAGGTGGGCAAGGATTCCAAGATAACCATCGAAGTCTTCAGCTACGACATGCGCAGGGTCCGTAAGATTGTGAGCGGGGCTCCACGCTCCGCAGATGAATCTCGCAGTACCAATGCCAAGAAAGATTTCTGGGACGGCATGGACGATGCGGGCAGACCTTGCACTATGGGCATCTATTATGTGCGGGTCAAGGACAACCACGGTCACGTGGGTTGGGGTAAGGTCATGAGTCTGGGGGGCGGCCGATGATGAAAATTTCGGAATTCGGAATTCGGGATTCGGAATTGTTGGCGATAGTCTGCCTCGTTCTGATTTTCTCGACCATGGCCGCTGCAGGTGTAGTCGAAAAGAAAGCCGCCTTGGGCGGCTTTGATGGATTCGTGGAACGTATGGGCGCAGGTACCCGGGAGCTGGGCCGCGGAAATACCGGTTCTGCGGATACTTCTGCCATGCCCGGCGCCTATTGGAACCCGGCTATCCTAGGTTTTAGGCAGAACCTGAGCTATACGCTGAACGGCGAAAAGCGTGATCTGGACCGCACCGGCGGTTCTCTTGGAATTGAGTCTTCAGTAGGCAAGCGTATGGGAATCGGTTTTGCCATGCTTTACCGTGGCGACATGGATTTCAAGGTTATCGACGATGACGACCAGACTCTCGGTACGGCAACGCCGTTCTTTTCCATGATGTACCTTGGTTTTTCGTACAGGGCCACCCGCAGGGACGCTTTCGGTATCTCCCTTTCCATGAGTTACGACAACATGGACATTGCCGAATACTATGAAGACGAAAACATCGACCTGAACGACGGCTATACCAGCCCCGTTTCGCTGAACCTCGGCTGGCTTAGACAGTGGAACGAAAAGTGGTCCACTTCGGTGGTCATTCGGAACTTGAGCTTCAGCAAGAACCTGTCCTCTCGCTGGACCAAGACGGTGAGCTCCGACAATTCCGTGCCCTCTACCGAAGGGGTGCGCCCGAAGGTCTTGCAGATTGGGGCGGGTTACCGCTCCAAGGTGATGGGCAAGCCCGTTTACGCCTGGATGGAAGCCCTGGATTACCAGCTGGCAGATACGCTTTTGGTCTTTGACACCCATTGGCACTTGTGGACCGCCCGTGTGGGCTTTGAATGCGAAATCATTACGGACGGGACTATCCGCACGGGTATGGACGACCGGAATTTCATGGTGGGCCTTGGTTACAAGTTCCGCATTCCCATCGCCAAAAAGAAATACCTGTTTGACGTGAACTACGCCCTGACTTACGAATCGGAGGCGGACCTCTGGAATCCCCTGAGTTTTGGCTTGCGAGGCTACATCCCGTGATTTCGGAACTTTGGATAGAGAACGTCCGGAGTCTTGTTTCCAGGGAACTGATGTTTTCTCCCGGAATCAACGTGGTGGGCGGCCCTAACGGCTGCGGAAAGACCACGGTTCTGGAATCTGTCCATCTGCTTTCCCAGGGTTTTTCTTTTCGGGCACGTGACCTGAAGGAGATGATATCCTGGAACGCGGACGAGTTTATTCTTCGAGGAAATTTCGAGGATGCCGGCCGCTCGACTGCCCGCGGAATTCGCATGGGACGAAGAACCTGTGAGGTTCGTGAAAACGGGGAATCCCTCAAGTCGGTGGCGGCTCTTTTCGGGAACTTACCCGCCGTGGTGATGCAGCCTTCGGATATTGAGCTTTTACGCGGAGCTCCGGATGTGCGCAGGCGCTGGCTGGACGAAATCCTTTGTTTTAGGTCGGCGGCAAACGCTACGACCTTGCGGAACTACCGGCGGATTTTGCAGCAGCGGAACCAGTGGCTTAGGCAGTTCAAGCGGGAAGGTTCAGCCACCGGCGGCGAAGAACTGTTCCTGGTGCTTACGGACCAGCTGGCCGACCTGGGTGCAAAACTCTGGGCCGCCCGTATAGAACTTTCAAAAGAGATTTCGCCGATTATTACGGGCTATTACCGCAAGCTTTCCAACGGCATTGACGAAATTACCTGCGCTTACAAGAGTTCCATTCTCAAGGAGCTGGACGCCTTGGACGGTGCGGAATTTCTGGACGATTTCGGGCTTGACCAGGCGGCTTCTTCGACCAACGGGAGCGCGGATTGCCTTGCGTCGGACTCTGGAGAACTGAGCGACGGCTCCGTAGATGAAAACGCCCTGCGTGAGGCTTACCGCCGTAAGCTTTCGGGCCTGGAATACGCCGAAAAAATCCAGGGGATTACGCTGTCGGGCCCTCATAAAGATGACCTTGGCGTACGCATCGGTGATGTGGAGATGCGTTCTTCGGGCTCCCAGGGACAGTGCCGCTGTGCGGCTATTGCCATGCGTTTTGCCGCCGTAGATGTGGCCAGCCGTTACCTGAACAAGCCAATCCTTTTGCTGGACGATGTGTTTGCGGAACTGGACGTGAACCGACGCGATGCCGTAGCCGCCCTGATTCGACAAAAGCAGTGCCAGGTGATTATCGCCACTCCCGAACCCGAAGAGCTGCCGTTCAAGGCGGACAACGAAATAAAACTTCGTCAAGCGTAGCTTGCCTCGCACCCTAAAAAAACGAAGACCGCCAGAGCGGTCTTCGTTTCGATTTCTCTTAGATCCTTCGACGCCGAGGCTATGCCTCGTTGCTCAGGATGACACTTCGTGTCACTTCTTCAGCAAATCGCGGATTTCGGTAAGGAGTTTTTCTTCGACAGACGGCTCTGGCGGTGCAGGCGGTTCGGCCGGTTTTTCTTCTTCCTTCTTGCGCATGTTCTGCACGAATCCCAGGAACTTCTTCATGACGATGAACACCACGATGGCAACGATCAGGAAGTCCACGATGTTGCCGATGAAGGCTCCGTAGGGAATCTGGGCTCCGGCGGCGGTTGTGTAGGTGAGGGCCTTGAGGCCTTCGCCGGCACCTTCTGCACCGAGGCTTGCCACGATGGCGTTCACGCAGGGCATGACGATGTCGTTCACGAAGCTGGTGACAATTTTGCCGAATGCACCGCCGATGATAACACCGATGGCCATGTCGACGATGTTGCCCTTGAGGGCGAAAGCCTTGAATTCTTCAAGGAGGGATGTTGCTTTTCCTTTGATACCCATAACGGTTCCTTTTGGTTGATGTTTTGATAAAAAATAGTATTGTGGCGCCCTTTGGCAAGATGAATTTCTAGATTTTGTGACCTATGTCAT
The DNA window shown above is from Fibrobacter sp. and carries:
- a CDS encoding glycogen/starch synthase, translating into MEILVVSPEAGNWRTLSPLATAVNRMTYAFARAGANALTCSPFYKPLLQDLEGYSCVFSGTEKLHGKPYEIWKSPGDPFHTYIYNEEYFGRPDIYGPPGDLPYGDNHLRFAFLASAALDYAQETGFKCQAILGHEWGGALAGALIHTVYQEAFGQVPFFFTVHNITYDFHVSSSEIENIGLPRQDFNMDGYEFWGKVSLLKAGICYAHKVLFPSPGYRDAMINTNLPGGLSGFLIHNQDKLIGVQFGVSYQVWDFNSKDKLPIKQAKKKARAKLEGILGCEVGNKPILYAHLDPEAGNTSETLATILSDIAKQDIFIVVGIAPDDPEWNYYQDVSKQYPGIMAVRPIETKSASALRDVLAGSDILFAANLKEPSTSIILKALATGTLPLTGRNVGVATMLDDYAPETSGCANAFLVDDANAPHQMLRRLKDALHVYYEESADWDKAVINAYSGFHYEWDRTIGKYLLILGELGL
- a CDS encoding outer membrane lipoprotein carrier protein LolA, translating into MRNRFLFLLSFLCLLASAAYALTADQVMKKSQDWFKSGKAWSLDFKLQLFYADSPDIVSQQGKLVVAEGDKFKLELAGIKFYSDGESMWQHNVEQKQVLIKLVEDLSSSLHPSELLFKYLNCKALSVSEGVFANQKLWVLKLDPSKYKGQFTQMEVWLSQKDFSPVRLFTVDPSGNSSWYNIVNLKVMKNVSVEDFRYKALPGVDEIDMR
- a CDS encoding DNA replication/repair protein RecF; translation: MISELWIENVRSLVSRELMFSPGINVVGGPNGCGKTTVLESVHLLSQGFSFRARDLKEMISWNADEFILRGNFEDAGRSTARGIRMGRRTCEVRENGESLKSVAALFGNLPAVVMQPSDIELLRGAPDVRRRWLDEILCFRSAANATTLRNYRRILQQRNQWLRQFKREGSATGGEELFLVLTDQLADLGAKLWAARIELSKEISPIITGYYRKLSNGIDEITCAYKSSILKELDALDGAEFLDDFGLDQAASSTNGSADCLASDSGELSDGSVDENALREAYRRKLSGLEYAEKIQGITLSGPHKDDLGVRIGDVEMRSSGSQGQCRCAAIAMRFAAVDVASRYLNKPILLLDDVFAELDVNRRDAVAALIRQKQCQVIIATPEPEELPFKADNEIKLRQA
- the mscL gene encoding large-conductance mechanosensitive channel protein MscL, yielding MGIKGKATSLLEEFKAFALKGNIVDMAIGVIIGGAFGKIVTSFVNDIVMPCVNAIVASLGAEGAGEGLKALTYTTAAGAQIPYGAFIGNIVDFLIVAIVVFIVMKKFLGFVQNMRKKEEEKPAEPPAPPEPSVEEKLLTEIRDLLKK